Proteins encoded by one window of Streptacidiphilus sp. PB12-B1b:
- the greA gene encoding transcription elongation factor GreA — protein MTQTSENVTWLTQEAYDQLRAELEHLSGPARAEITQKIEAAREEGDLKENAGYHAAREEQGKMELRIRQLNQLLERAQVGAAPADNGVVGPGMVVTIAWDGDEDDTTTFLLGSREAASSDLETYSPQSPLGRAIDARKIGETASYELPNGRKATVKILSAKPHQG, from the coding sequence GTGACCCAGACCAGCGAAAACGTCACCTGGCTCACCCAGGAGGCGTACGACCAGCTCCGCGCAGAGCTGGAGCACCTGTCGGGTCCTGCACGCGCCGAGATCACGCAGAAGATCGAGGCGGCCCGCGAGGAAGGCGATCTCAAGGAGAACGCCGGGTACCACGCGGCCCGCGAGGAGCAGGGCAAGATGGAGCTGCGCATCCGCCAGCTCAACCAGCTCCTGGAGCGCGCCCAGGTCGGCGCAGCCCCCGCCGACAACGGCGTGGTGGGCCCCGGCATGGTGGTCACCATCGCCTGGGACGGCGACGAGGACGACACCACCACCTTCCTGCTGGGCTCGCGCGAGGCAGCCTCCAGCGACCTGGAGACCTACTCGCCGCAGTCCCCGCTCGGCCGCGCGATCGACGCCCGCAAGATCGGCGAGACCGCCAGCTACGAGCTGCCGAACGGCCGCAAAGCGACGGTGAAGATCCTCTCCGCCAAGCCGCACCAGGGCTGA